The following proteins are encoded in a genomic region of Sesamum indicum cultivar Zhongzhi No. 13 linkage group LG8, S_indicum_v1.0, whole genome shotgun sequence:
- the LOC105167495 gene encoding transmembrane protein 33 homolog: MSGGGGEDPQKLKRIAAAAYDYDNDPRWADYWSNVLIPPHMASRSDVVKHFKQKFYQRYIDPDLIVEPMSSTSSSQSARTSAPPPQSSSSSATSNSNTRQASSGSSRRTSGSSTSPPPNSTPLRWDQQTIQFSVNAWVFVVSVLAIFPLVPQNLANRAFRLSFLGTACSSLYSLYSLYGKPRAWNLQAFQVWFQSVVVAKDFVCSIYCLTFVSSHLCLKFALIPIMCRALEHVAKFLRRNFSRSTLYRKYLEEACVWVESNTTTLSILSSQAEIGLGFLLIISLFSSQRNIIQTFMYWQLLKLMYNAPATASYHQSAWARIGQTVNPLIQRHAPFLKTPISAIQRWWLR, encoded by the exons ATGAGTGGCGGAGGAGGAGAGGATCCGCAGAAGTTGAAGCGGATTGCGGCGGCGGCCTATGATTACGACAACGACCCGCGGTGGGCGGATTACTGGTCGAATGTGCTAATTCCGCCGCACATGGCGTCTCGCAGCGACGTCGTCAAACACTTCAAGCAAAAGTTCTACCAACGTTACATC GATCCTGATCTAATTGTTGAGCCGATGTCTAGTACCAGCTCATCTCAATCAGCAAGAACATCAGCGCCACCACCACAGTCATCATCGTCATCTGCTACTTCTAACAGTAATACTCGCCAAGCGAGTTCAG GGTCCTCCAGAAGAACATCAGGGTCATCTACAAGTCCACCTCCTAATTCTACGCCACTGCGTTGGGATCAACaaacaattcaattttctgTCAATGCTTGG GTCTTTGTTGTGTCAGttcttgcaatttttccaCTCGTGCCACAGAACCTTGCAAATCGGGCATTTCGGCTTTCCTTCTTGGGGACTGCATGTTCTTCTTTGTACTCTTTGTATTCACTCTATGGG AAACCTAGAGCATGGAATTTGCAGGCTTTTCAAGTGTGGTTCCAGTCGGTGGTAGTTGCCAAAGATTTTGTCTGCTCAATTTACTGCCTTACTTTCGTCAGTTCGCATCTATGCCTCAAAT TTGCTTTAATTCCCATAATGTGCCGGGCCCTAGAGCATGTCGCAAAGTTCCTGAGGCGCAACTTTAGCAGATCCACCTTGTATAG GAAATACTTGGAAGAGGCTTGTGTTTGGGTAGAGTCGAACACAACCACCCTTAGCATTCTCTCCTCACAAGCTGAGATTGGACTTGGATTCCTTCTGATTATTTCTCTGTTCTC GTCTCAGCGCAACATTATACAAACATTTATGTACTGGCAG CTTCTGAAGCTTATGTACAATGCTCCTGCTACTGCTAGTTACCACCAAAGTGCATGGGCTAGGATCGGGCAGACTGTAAATCCACTAATCCAGCGCCATGCTCCATTTCTCAAAACTCCAATTTCTGCCATTCAGAGATGGTGGTTAAGGTGA
- the LOC105167496 gene encoding proline-rich receptor-like protein kinase PERK8, translating into MASKSPSPNSSPNAVPPASSANSTSPSGSNPNKATDAVPPSSSSSSPPPVASAPPPSPPPPLLNLPLPLPSSPPPLPPPSPPVSPPPSPPVSPPPSPPLSPPPSPPTTPPPSTNSPPPPTLSPPPPSGASPPKESPAPPAAPPPSPPAIPPSPPPPATNSSPPTATPPPPPVVHPPKHSPPPPPLLPPPLPPPPTGSQPSSPPPAYTAYPPPSVPSSSSPPPISPSPPLNNSSFNGNTPAPPLPSFPTEKPTARSTESGPNITANASRNSDGLRAGGAAAVGSIVGFLALTLVVLAVWFTHRRKKTKNGFSLNYAVPSPFASSQNSDSSFLRPQNSAHLAGSASPNNFMYSPDGGIGTSRSWFTYEELSGATNGFSANNLLGEGGFGCVYKGVLGDGRQVAVKQLKAGGGQGEREFRAEVEIISRIHHRHLVSLVGYCISENQRLLVYDYVPNNTLHYHLHGKGKPVMDWANRVKVAAGAARGLSYLHEDCQPRIIHRDIKSTNILLDNNFEARVADFGLAKLALELDLHTHVSTRVMGTFGYLAPEYASTGKLTEKSDVFSFGVVLLELITGRKPVDSSQPLGDESLVEWARPLLAQALETEVFRDLVDPRLENNFVESEMFRMIEAAAACVRHLASKRPKMSQIVRALDSMEESADLNNGMKPGQSGIFDSREHSAQIRMFQRMAFGSQEYNSNFFSHSQSSWSS; encoded by the exons ATGGCTTCAAAGTCACCTTCTCCCAATTCTTCTCCTAATGCAGTCCCACCAGCTTCTTCTGCAAATTCTACCTCTCCTTCGGGATCCAATCCTAATAAGGCAACTGATGCAGTACCTCCTTCATCTAGTTCCTCCAGTCCGCCTCCTGTTGCTTCTGCCCCTccaccatcaccaccaccGCCATTGTTGAATTTACCACTTCCACTGCCTTCTTCACCACCTCCATTGCCCCCACCATCTCCTCCAGTGTCGCCACCACCATCTCCTCCAGTGTCGCCACCGCCATCTCCTCCACTATCGCCACCGCCATCCCCTCCCACCACCCCTCCTCCGTCTACCAATTCACCTCCTCCACCAACATTGTCTCCTCCCCCACCTTCAGGGGCTTCTCCACCTAAAGAATCACCTGCTCCTCCTGCAGCACCACCACCCTCCCCTCCAGCCATTCCGCCCTCTCCTCCACCTCCAGCAACAAACTCTTCGCCTCCTACTGCTACTCCTCCACCTCCACCCGTCGTACATCCACCAAAGCATTctcctccaccacctccaTTGCTACCGCCCCCATTGCCACCCCCTCCAACTGGTAGCCAACCTAGCAGTCCTCCTCCAGCTTACACTGCATATCCTCCTCCTTCCGTTCCTTCATCATCCTCGCCACCTCCTATATCTCCTTCCCCTCCCCTGAATAATTCGTCGTTCAATGGAAACACGCCAGCACCACCTCTTCCCTCTTTCCCGACGGAGAAACCTACTGCAAGATCAACTGAATCTGGTCCAAATATAACTGCAAATGCATCAAGGAATTCTGATGGTCTAAGAGCTGGAGGTGCTGCTGCAGTAGGCAGCATTGTGGGATTCTTGGCGTTGACACTTGTGGTTCTGGCTGTGTGGTTTACCcatagaagaaagaaaacaaagaatgGGTTTAGTCTCAATTATGCAGTGCCCTCCCCTTTTGCATCCTCTCAAAATTCAG ATTCGTCATTCCTAAGACCCCAGAATTCAGCTCATCTAGCTGGAAGTGCTTCACCAAACAATTTCATGTACTCACCGGATGGTGGTATAGGCACTTCAAGGTCATGGTTCACATATGAAGAGCTTTCTGGGGCTACAAATGGATTTTCAGCAAATAATCTTCTTGGTGAAGGTGGATTTGGTTGTGTTTACAAGGGAGTTCTGGGCGACGGAAGACAAGTTGCTGTTAAACAGTTGAAGGCTGGTGGTGGACAAGGAGAGCGTGAATTCAGAGCAGAAGTTGAGATCATCAGCAGAATACACCATAGGCATTTGGTATCACTTGTGGGTTACTGCATCTCTGAGAACCAAAGATTGCTTGTTTATGATTATGTGCCAAACAACACCCTGCACTACCACCTCCATG GTAAAGGCAAGCCTGTAATGGATTGGGCTAATCGAGTTAAAGTTGCAGCTGGTGCAGCACGTGGCCTATCATATCTTCATGAAGACT GTCAACCCCGTATCATTCACAGAGATATCAAATCAACAAACATTCTCTTGGATAACAACTTTGAAGCGCGG GTTGCAGATTTTGGCCTTGCAAAGCTAGCCTTGGAATTGGATTTACATACCCACGTGTCAACCCGTGTAATGGGAACCTTCGG GTACTTGGCTCCAGAGTATGCATCAACTGGTAAACTAACGGAGAAATCAGATGTTTTTTCATTTGGTGTTGTGCTTTTGGAGCTTATTACTGGTCGTAAGCCTGTCGACTCATCTCAACCCTTGGGTGACGAAAGCCTGGTTGAATGG GCCAGACCATTGCTCGCTCAAGCACTAGAGACAGAAGTTTTCAGAGATCTGGTGGATCCTCGACTGGAAAACAATTTCGTGGAAAGTGAAATGTTCCGTATGATTGAAGCCGCTGCAGCTTGTGTCCGCCATTTAGCTTCCAAGAGGCCAAAGATGAGTCAG ATAGTGAGAGCTTTAGACTCTATGGAGGAGTCAGCAGATTTGAACAACGGAATGAAACCTGGCCAAAGCGGGATTTTCGATTCAAGGGAACACTCTGCTCAAATCAGAATGTTTCAGAGGATGGCATTCGGAAGTCAAGAATACAACTCAAATTTCTTCAGTCATTCTCAGAGCAGCTGGAGCAGTTGA
- the LOC105167590 gene encoding uncharacterized protein LOC105167590: protein MTKTDVICENLPTKLCSFAVASSGKRCVLENYKNAQGKTDYTCKTSEVVVEKLSGYIETNQCMNACGVHREFIGISSEAFLSSEFTARLCSSACYQNCPNIVDLFFNLAVGEGISLPALCQNQKENHRAILEILSNGGATPDPVAAPAPSSF, encoded by the exons ATGACAAAAAC GGACGTGATTTGTGAGAATTTGCCTACAAAACTGTGTTCCTTTGCGGTTGCATCATCAGGAAAGAGGTGTGTGCTGGAGAACTACAAAAATGCACAAGGAAAAACTGATTATACATGTAAGACATCAGAGGTTGTAGTGGAGAAATTGTCAGGATACATTGAGACAAATCAATGCATGAATGCTTGTGGTGTTCATCGTGAATTCATCGGAATATCCTCCGAAGCCTTTCTCTCATCAGAGTTCACTGCTCGTCTCTGTTCCTCTGCTTGCTATCAGAACTGCCCCAACATTGTCGACCTCTTTTTCAATCTTGCTGTTGGTGAAG GAATATCTTTGCCAGCTCTATGTCAGAACCAAAAGGAAAATCATCGGGCCATTTTGGAGATTTTGAGCAATGGTGGCGCCACCCCTGATCCGGTGGCTGCTCCTGCCCCATCATCTTTCTAA
- the LOC105167499 gene encoding protein trichome birefringence-like 19 encodes MIRSRLLDEEQCDMFTGEWVPNPNGPYYTNETCSAIQEHQNCIKFGRPDRGFLKWRWKPDDCELPLFDPNQFLELVRGKSIAFVGDSVARNHMQSLICLLSSVANPVDLAAPLDQNRRYEYREHDFNVSIFWAPYLVRTEKTDPNDEKRPFKLYLDEFDEHWTTQIALFDYVIISAGHWFFRPTYFYLNNLLIGCLYCPESNVNHLTAYFSYRRAFRTAFRAINAANYNGVTFLRTYAPSHFEGAPWDKGGDCARKRPYQRNETVLEDYGLEMYLIQLEELRIAQKAGRRRGGKFRLFDATKSMLLRPDGHPSKYGHWPMADQTIPNDCVHWCLPGPIDAWNDFLQELLMRETR; translated from the exons ATGATAAGATCAAGATTGCTGGATGAAGAGCAATGCGACATGTTTACCGGGGAATGGGTGCCTAACCCGAACGGCCCATATTACACAAATGAGACATGCTCCGCAATTCAAGAGCATCAAAACTGCATAAAATTTGGCAGGCCCGACAGGGGGTTCTTGAAATGGAGGTGGAAGCCCGATGACTGTGAGCTGCCCCTGTTTGACCCCAACCAGTTTCTTGAACTTGTTAGGGGAAAATCAATAGCTTTCGTGGGGGATTCTGTGGCTAGAAACCACATGCAGTCTCTGATTTGCCTCTTGTCCAGT GTTGCAAATCCAGTTGATTTAGCAGCCCCACTGGATCAAAACAGACGTTACGAGTACAGAGAACACGACTTCAACGTTTCCATTTTCTGGGCACCTTATTTGGTGAGGACAGAAAAAACAGACCCCAACGACGAAAAGCGCCCTTTCAAATTGTACCTCGACGAATTCGACGAGCACTGGACAACCCAAATCGCACTTTTCGACTACGTAATCATCTCAGCCGGCCACTGGTTCTTCCGCCCCACATACTTCTACCTCAACAACCTCCTCATCGGCTGCCTCTACTGCCCGGAATCAAACGTCAACCACCTGACAGCATACTTCAGCTACCGTCGCGCTTTCCGGACGGCGTTTCGGGCCATTAACGCCGCCAACTACAATGGCGTGACCTTCCTTAGAACGTACGCGCCGTCCCATTTCGAGGGGGCGCCGTGGGACAAGGGCGGCGACTGTGCACGTAAACGGCCGTACCAGAGAAACGAGACGGTGTTGGAGGATTACGGCTTGGAAATGTATCTGATACAGTTGGAGGAGCTGAGAATTGCACAGAAAGCAGGGAGGCGAAGAGGAGGGAAGTTCAGGCTGTTCGATGCGACGAAGTCTATGTTGTTGAGGCCCGATGGACATCCTAGTAAATACGGGCATTGGCCAATGGCAGATCAGACAATTCCCAATGATTGTGTGCACTGGTGTTTGCCTGGTCCCATCGACGCTTGGAATGATTTCTTGCAAGAATTGTTGATGAGAGAGACAAGATGA